Proteins encoded together in one Variovorax paradoxus EPS window:
- a CDS encoding site-specific recombinase: protein MAAASRDLQGLLAGLDPTADVAQRHIWLINLFDWLRGDRASPQAAMGRVSLLLDAVEARPELRERLRAWWRVFTQSVDLTTLLADYGFAPRTAFVSELSERLRRKILPGTPETTDASDLFRMVLPGVFDAGWIALLDDTQLARIGALLADATVDTDGSPRWRHTVMDAVTYCGSQVVAAGFSPELRLRISAEHHENRPFHALMADLDELREQMFEQPEGEESDEALQAAFVAFRDRLDACRASASSVYTHLEDNGISVGLVFRLRQLRERVLRIRELLDCLMSPSPAPSVARLIGKLVLAGGERNSIRALVATNSSMLAAKVTERSAETGEHYITRDRASYLQMVKKAAGGGALTAMTVLLKFGIYALALSAFWAGLASGLMYAASFVAIQLLHLTLATKQPAMTAPALAARLRDIKADGAVDHFVDEVANLVRSQVAAVLGNVLVVVPAMIALALLVQYALGRPLLDAAHAAATLHSLSLAGPTALFAAITGILLFSASIVAGWTENAFVLHRLDSAMRYNPRIGAFLGAARARRWATFMRTHISGFASNISLGLMLGLLPAFAGFFGLGLDVRHVTLSAGQIAAATASTGLSVLQQPALWWAVAAIPVIGALNVSVSFYFAFRLALRAHSVSLGDRARIRSAIWARWRSRPVSFFLPA from the coding sequence ATGGCTGCAGCATCGCGCGACTTGCAGGGGCTGCTTGCCGGCCTCGACCCCACGGCCGATGTGGCGCAGCGCCACATCTGGCTCATCAATCTTTTCGACTGGCTGCGCGGCGACCGCGCCTCGCCGCAGGCGGCCATGGGCCGGGTGTCGCTGCTGCTCGATGCCGTCGAGGCGCGGCCCGAGTTGCGCGAGCGCCTGCGCGCCTGGTGGCGGGTGTTCACGCAATCGGTCGACCTGACCACGCTCCTGGCCGACTACGGCTTCGCGCCGCGCACCGCGTTCGTGAGCGAATTGAGCGAGCGGCTGCGCCGGAAGATCCTGCCTGGTACGCCCGAGACCACCGATGCCTCGGACCTGTTCCGCATGGTGCTGCCCGGCGTGTTCGACGCGGGCTGGATCGCGCTGCTCGATGACACCCAGCTCGCCCGCATCGGCGCGCTGCTGGCCGATGCCACCGTGGACACCGACGGCTCGCCGCGCTGGCGCCATACCGTGATGGACGCGGTCACCTACTGCGGCAGCCAGGTGGTGGCGGCCGGTTTCTCGCCCGAGCTGCGCCTGCGCATCAGCGCGGAGCACCACGAGAACCGCCCTTTCCACGCGCTGATGGCCGACCTGGACGAACTGCGCGAGCAGATGTTCGAGCAGCCCGAAGGCGAAGAAAGCGACGAGGCCCTGCAGGCCGCCTTCGTCGCCTTCCGCGACCGGCTCGACGCCTGCCGCGCCAGCGCCTCGTCGGTCTACACGCACCTGGAGGACAACGGCATCTCGGTCGGCCTGGTGTTCCGGCTGCGCCAGTTGCGCGAGCGCGTGCTGCGCATCCGCGAGCTGCTCGACTGCCTGATGTCGCCCTCGCCCGCGCCCAGCGTGGCGCGGCTCATCGGCAAGCTGGTGCTCGCAGGCGGCGAGCGCAACAGCATCCGCGCGCTCGTTGCCACGAACTCGTCGATGCTCGCGGCCAAGGTGACCGAGCGCAGCGCCGAGACCGGCGAGCACTACATCACCCGCGACCGCGCGAGTTACCTGCAGATGGTGAAGAAGGCCGCGGGCGGCGGCGCGCTCACGGCCATGACGGTGCTGCTGAAGTTCGGCATCTACGCGCTGGCGCTGTCGGCCTTCTGGGCCGGCCTCGCCTCGGGCCTGATGTATGCGGCGAGCTTCGTCGCGATCCAGTTGCTGCACCTGACGCTGGCCACCAAGCAGCCCGCGATGACGGCGCCGGCGCTCGCGGCGCGGCTGCGCGACATCAAGGCGGACGGCGCGGTGGACCATTTCGTCGACGAGGTGGCCAACCTCGTGCGCTCTCAGGTGGCGGCGGTGCTGGGCAACGTGCTGGTGGTGGTGCCGGCGATGATCGCACTCGCGCTCCTGGTGCAGTACGCGCTCGGACGGCCGCTGCTGGACGCGGCGCACGCCGCGGCCACGCTGCATTCGCTCTCGCTCGCCGGGCCGACCGCGCTTTTCGCGGCAATCACCGGCATCCTGCTGTTTTCGGCCAGCATCGTCGCCGGATGGACAGAAAACGCCTTTGTCCTGCATCGCCTGGACTCCGCCATGCGTTACAACCCACGCATCGGCGCCTTTCTGGGTGCCGCCCGGGCTCGCCGCTGGGCCACCTTCATGCGCACACACATCTCAGGCTTCGCCTCCAACATCTCGCTGGGACTCATGCTGGGCCTGCTGCCCGCGTTCGCGGGTTTCTTCGGGCTCGGGCTGGATGTGCGCCACGTGACACTCTCGGCCGGGCAGATTGCCGCAGCCACGGCGTCCACGGGCCTGTCGGTGCTGCAGCAGCCCGCCCTCTGGTGGGCGGTGGCGGCGATCCCGGTGATCGGCGCGCTCAATGTGAGCGTGAGTTTCTATTTCGCATTCCGCCTTGCGCTGCGCGCGCACAGCGTGAGCCTTGGTGACCGCGCCCGCATCCGCAGCGCCATCTGGGCGCGCTGGCGCAGCCGGCCTGTGAGCTTTTTTCTACCTGCATGA
- the apaG gene encoding Co2+/Mg2+ efflux protein ApaG, translating into MSHSPFSVQVEPRYLADQSSPKDDVYTFSYTITITNVGTVGAQLIARHWLINDASGHPQEVKGLGVIGQQPLLAPGESFRYTSGCRLQAASGTMHGSFFVVTEEGERFDVPVPMFVLEADIGGAPVSRVLH; encoded by the coding sequence ATGTCACACAGCCCCTTCAGCGTCCAGGTCGAACCGCGTTACCTGGCCGACCAGTCCTCCCCGAAGGACGACGTCTACACCTTCTCCTACACGATCACCATCACCAACGTGGGCACGGTGGGCGCGCAACTGATCGCGCGCCACTGGCTCATCAATGACGCCTCGGGCCACCCGCAGGAAGTGAAGGGCCTGGGTGTGATCGGCCAGCAGCCGCTGCTGGCGCCCGGCGAATCGTTCCGCTACACCAGCGGCTGCAGGCTCCAGGCGGCGAGCGGCACGATGCACGGCAGCTTCTTCGTGGTGACCGAGGAAGGCGAGCGCTTCGACGTGCCGGTTCCCATGTTCGTGCTCGAAGCAGACATCGGCGGTGCACCCGTTTCACGGGTGCTGCACTAG
- the rpe gene encoding ribulose-phosphate 3-epimerase: MSTPFRIAPSILSADFAHLGQELTDVIAAGADWIHFDVMDNHYVPNLTFGPMICQALKPYAKTADGTPVPIDVHLMIQPVDALAASFAQAGADYISFHPDASPHVHRSIQAIKAAGCKAGLVFNPGLGLEALDWAIDDIDLILIMSVNPGFGGQSFIDSALRKIELARKRIEQSGRDIRLEVDGGIKADNIARVASAGADTFVAGSAIFNAKDYGAVIGEMRKNLAGVSA; this comes from the coding sequence ATGAGCACCCCGTTCCGCATCGCCCCCTCCATCCTTTCCGCCGATTTCGCGCACCTCGGCCAGGAACTGACCGACGTGATCGCCGCCGGCGCCGACTGGATCCACTTCGACGTGATGGACAACCACTACGTGCCGAACCTGACCTTCGGCCCGATGATCTGCCAGGCGCTCAAGCCCTACGCCAAGACGGCGGACGGCACCCCGGTGCCCATCGACGTGCACCTGATGATCCAGCCGGTCGACGCCCTGGCGGCCTCTTTCGCGCAAGCGGGCGCCGACTACATCAGCTTCCACCCCGACGCGTCGCCCCATGTGCACCGCAGCATCCAGGCCATCAAGGCCGCGGGCTGCAAGGCGGGGCTGGTGTTCAATCCGGGGCTGGGGCTCGAAGCGCTGGACTGGGCCATCGACGACATCGACCTCATCCTCATCATGAGCGTGAACCCCGGCTTCGGCGGCCAGAGCTTCATCGACTCGGCGCTGCGCAAGATCGAACTCGCGCGCAAGCGCATCGAGCAGAGCGGACGCGACATCCGCCTCGAAGTGGATGGCGGCATCAAGGCCGACAACATCGCGCGCGTGGCCTCGGCCGGCGCCGACACCTTCGTGGCCGGCAGCGCGATCTTCAACGCCAAGGACTATGGCGCGGTGATTGGCGAGATGCGCAAGAACCTGGCCGGCGTCAGCGCTTGA
- a CDS encoding succinylglutamate desuccinylase/aspartoacylase domain-containing protein: MSSDPFAGVATDSLRIHTFASLHPGPRLLVIGGVHGNETCGTAGIERILAEFDAGTLQLQRGELTLVPVANPLARRRLQREGERNLNRLFRPTDEPADYEACITNRLAPVIARHEVLLDLHSFQSEGEAFAMIGPRDNTGTLEPFARSYEEGQLALHIGTPIVVEGWLDIYAAGLAQRAGGAPADEAALDFGRGTNEYIRSCGGYGVTLECGQHDDPQAPEVAWRAIRRTLALLGMAALPPGLSGAPAQPPKLLRLASVTDRLHEEDSFVRDWATFDEVRRGEPIGMRHDGTMLNAPDDGFIVFPNALALPGTEWFYFAHPSERVLGPVTGTA; encoded by the coding sequence ATGTCTTCCGATCCTTTTGCCGGCGTGGCGACCGACAGCCTGCGCATCCACACCTTCGCCTCGCTCCACCCTGGTCCGCGCCTGCTCGTGATCGGCGGCGTGCACGGCAACGAGACCTGCGGCACCGCGGGCATCGAGCGCATCCTGGCCGAGTTCGATGCCGGCACGCTGCAGTTGCAGCGTGGCGAGCTGACGCTGGTGCCCGTGGCCAACCCGCTCGCGCGCCGGCGCCTGCAGCGCGAAGGCGAGCGCAACCTCAACCGCCTGTTCCGCCCGACCGACGAACCCGCCGACTACGAAGCCTGCATCACCAACCGCCTCGCGCCGGTCATCGCGCGCCACGAGGTGCTGCTCGACCTGCACTCCTTCCAGAGCGAGGGCGAGGCCTTCGCGATGATCGGCCCGCGCGACAACACCGGCACGCTGGAGCCCTTCGCCCGCTCGTACGAAGAGGGCCAGCTCGCGCTGCACATCGGCACGCCGATCGTGGTGGAAGGCTGGCTCGACATCTACGCCGCCGGCCTCGCGCAGCGCGCCGGCGGCGCGCCGGCCGACGAGGCCGCGCTCGACTTCGGCCGCGGCACCAACGAATACATCCGCAGCTGCGGCGGCTACGGCGTCACGCTCGAATGCGGCCAGCACGACGACCCCCAGGCGCCCGAGGTGGCGTGGCGCGCCATCCGCCGCACGCTCGCGCTGCTGGGCATGGCCGCCTTGCCGCCCGGGCTCTCGGGCGCGCCGGCGCAGCCGCCGAAGCTGCTGCGCCTGGCCAGCGTGACCGACCGGCTGCATGAAGAAGACAGCTTCGTGCGCGACTGGGCCACCTTCGACGAGGTGCGGCGCGGCGAGCCCATCGGCATGCGCCACGACGGCACGATGCTGAACGCGCCGGACGACGGCTTCATCGTGTTCCCCAATGCGCTCGCGCTGCCGGGCACCGAGTGGTTCTACTTCGCGCACCCGAGCGAGCGCGTCCTCGGGCCGGTGACCGGCACGGCCTGA
- a CDS encoding Ku protein, protein MPVSKKAPAPRVLWKGAISFGLVHIPVALYSATTDHGIDFDWLDKRSMDPVGYKRINKKTGKEITRENIVKGVEYEDGEYVVLSDKEIAAAYPKTTQTIEIETFVPANGIPFVYLERPYYVAPINKGAKVYALLRETLQRSERVGVARVVIQTKQHLAVLVPVGPGLVLNLLRWGADIRPWNDLPLPSEDAKKAGLTDRELKMAQQLVEDMSGEWDPMEYKDEFKDEILRLVDRKVKAGQTETVTQPDPEEGQSTEGKGAKIIDLTELLQRSLRSKGGKTKAVANDEDEDDDKEGDAPAPRAKPAARKRKPAAKAASKAASKTATRHRRAA, encoded by the coding sequence ATGCCCGTCTCGAAGAAAGCCCCCGCGCCGCGCGTCCTGTGGAAGGGCGCGATCAGCTTCGGCCTCGTCCACATCCCGGTGGCGCTCTATTCGGCCACCACCGACCACGGCATCGACTTCGACTGGCTCGACAAGCGCAGCATGGACCCGGTCGGCTACAAGCGCATCAACAAGAAGACCGGCAAGGAAATCACGCGCGAGAACATCGTCAAGGGCGTGGAGTACGAGGACGGCGAGTACGTGGTGCTCAGCGACAAGGAAATCGCGGCCGCCTATCCCAAGACCACGCAGACCATCGAAATCGAGACCTTCGTGCCCGCGAACGGCATTCCGTTCGTGTACCTGGAGCGGCCCTATTACGTGGCGCCGATCAACAAGGGCGCGAAGGTCTACGCGCTGCTGCGCGAGACGCTGCAGCGCAGCGAGCGCGTGGGCGTGGCGCGCGTCGTGATCCAGACCAAGCAGCACCTGGCGGTGCTGGTGCCCGTCGGCCCCGGCCTCGTGCTGAACCTGCTGCGCTGGGGCGCCGACATCCGCCCGTGGAACGACCTGCCGCTGCCGTCCGAAGATGCGAAGAAGGCGGGGCTCACCGACCGCGAGCTCAAGATGGCCCAGCAGCTCGTGGAGGACATGAGCGGCGAGTGGGACCCGATGGAATACAAGGACGAGTTCAAGGACGAGATCCTGCGGCTGGTCGATCGCAAGGTGAAGGCAGGCCAGACCGAGACGGTGACGCAGCCTGACCCCGAAGAGGGCCAGTCCACCGAAGGCAAGGGCGCCAAGATCATCGACCTCACCGAGCTGCTGCAGCGCAGCCTGCGCAGCAAGGGCGGCAAGACGAAGGCCGTGGCCAACGATGAGGACGAGGACGACGACAAAGAAGGCGACGCGCCCGCGCCTCGCGCCAAGCCGGCGGCCAGGAAGCGCAAGCCCGCCGCAAAGGCCGCTTCGAAAGCGGCCTCGAAGACCGCCACACGCCATCGCCGCGCAGCCTGA
- the ligD gene encoding DNA ligase D → MGTTRTASTARKALSRYHGKRDFSRTPEPKEGGRAGQGVLSFVIQKHHASRLHYDFRLELDGTLKSWAVPKGPCLDPTVKRMAVHVEDHPISYADFEGTIPPKQYGAGTVIVWDRGDWLPEGGSEADARKALAAGKLKFELRGEKLKGHWTLVRMRGKGDEKQEPWLLIKERDDAARDLADYDVLEEQPASVLTGRGLDEVDSPPKKAAPAKKAAAKKPEKKAAKKEVKKEVKKKAALPATLQPQLAVLAASPPSSPDDWLYELKFDGYRLLARIDKGKVRCFTRNGHDWTDKLPVIAKALAKLPTDSAWLDGEITVEGGNGAPDFQALQNAFDRGATSSIVYWLFDAPFLDGQDLRDEPVEERRAHLARLLGKRPPATLRLSEAFDASPRDLLASSARIGFEGIVGKRKGSPYVSRRSADWIKLKNQQRQEFVIGGYTAPKGSRSGFGALLLGVHDDKGRLRYCGNVGTGFNADRLADIKARLDRLATDDCPFKPMPDGANAKAQWVKPTLVAEVSFGEWTREDRVRQAVFQGLRTDKPARGIVRERAAPSETSPETSTEASTDTPAKKQGARKSMALKITHADRVIDAKSGITKGELAAYYDAVGTLMLPHLRGRPVSLVRAPDGVGGELFFQKHIQNREIPGVNLLDPALDPGHEPLLQIDSKTGLIGAAQMNVIELHTWNATSRAIDRPDRMTFDLDPGEGVGWPQIQEATLLVRTLLDELGLPSFLKTSGGKGMHVVVPIRRQYGWDEVKGFSQAVVVHLAKTIPDRFVAKSGPRNRVGKVFVDYLRNGFGATTVSAWSARSRPGLGVSVPVAWEELPALTGAAQWTVANVAERLATGNKPWAAMERSRKGIAAAMKMLDYKPA, encoded by the coding sequence ATGGGAACAACCCGCACCGCATCGACCGCGCGCAAGGCGCTTTCCCGCTACCACGGCAAGCGCGATTTCTCGCGCACGCCGGAGCCCAAGGAGGGCGGCCGCGCGGGCCAGGGCGTGCTCTCCTTCGTCATCCAGAAGCACCACGCGAGCCGCCTGCACTACGACTTCCGGCTCGAACTCGACGGCACGCTCAAGAGCTGGGCCGTGCCGAAAGGACCGTGCCTCGATCCGACGGTCAAGCGCATGGCGGTGCATGTCGAGGACCATCCGATTTCGTATGCGGACTTCGAGGGCACCATTCCGCCGAAGCAATACGGTGCCGGCACCGTCATCGTGTGGGACCGAGGCGACTGGCTGCCGGAGGGGGGTAGCGAAGCCGACGCGCGCAAGGCGCTCGCGGCCGGCAAGCTCAAGTTCGAGCTGCGCGGCGAAAAGCTCAAGGGCCACTGGACGCTGGTGCGCATGCGCGGCAAGGGCGACGAGAAGCAAGAGCCGTGGCTGCTCATCAAGGAGCGCGACGACGCGGCGCGCGATCTTGCCGATTACGACGTGCTCGAAGAGCAACCCGCGAGCGTGCTGACCGGCCGCGGCTTGGACGAGGTGGACAGTCCGCCGAAGAAGGCGGCGCCCGCCAAAAAGGCCGCGGCGAAGAAGCCCGAGAAGAAAGCGGCAAAGAAGGAGGTCAAGAAGGAGGTCAAGAAGAAGGCCGCCTTGCCCGCCACCCTTCAACCGCAGCTCGCGGTCCTCGCCGCTTCGCCTCCGTCATCGCCCGACGACTGGCTCTACGAACTCAAGTTCGACGGCTACCGCCTGCTCGCGCGCATCGACAAGGGCAAGGTGCGCTGCTTCACCCGCAACGGCCATGACTGGACCGACAAGCTGCCCGTCATCGCCAAGGCCCTCGCCAAGCTACCCACCGATTCGGCCTGGCTCGACGGCGAGATCACCGTGGAAGGGGGCAACGGCGCGCCCGATTTCCAGGCGCTGCAGAACGCCTTCGACCGCGGTGCGACTTCATCCATCGTCTACTGGCTGTTCGATGCGCCCTTTCTCGATGGGCAGGACCTGCGCGACGAGCCGGTCGAGGAGCGACGTGCGCACCTGGCCCGCCTGCTCGGCAAGCGGCCACCGGCGACGCTGCGCCTGAGCGAGGCCTTCGATGCGTCGCCGCGCGACCTGCTTGCGTCGTCCGCGCGCATCGGCTTCGAGGGCATCGTCGGCAAGCGGAAGGGCTCGCCGTACGTGTCGCGCCGCTCGGCCGACTGGATCAAGCTCAAGAACCAGCAGCGCCAGGAGTTCGTGATCGGCGGCTACACCGCGCCCAAGGGTTCGCGCTCGGGGTTCGGCGCGCTGCTGCTGGGCGTGCACGACGACAAGGGGCGGCTGCGCTATTGCGGCAACGTGGGCACCGGATTCAACGCGGATCGGCTCGCCGACATCAAGGCGCGGCTGGACAGGCTGGCCACCGACGACTGTCCCTTCAAGCCCATGCCGGACGGCGCGAATGCGAAGGCGCAATGGGTCAAGCCCACGCTGGTGGCCGAAGTCTCTTTCGGCGAATGGACGCGCGAAGACCGCGTGCGCCAGGCGGTATTCCAGGGGCTGCGCACCGACAAGCCCGCGCGCGGCATCGTGCGCGAACGGGCGGCGCCTTCCGAGACATCGCCCGAGACATCAACCGAAGCATCAACCGACACACCCGCGAAGAAGCAAGGAGCAAGGAAATCCATGGCGCTGAAGATCACCCACGCCGACCGCGTGATCGATGCGAAGAGCGGCATCACCAAGGGCGAACTCGCCGCCTACTACGACGCGGTGGGCACGCTCATGCTGCCGCACCTGCGCGGGCGGCCGGTGTCGCTGGTGCGCGCGCCCGACGGCGTGGGCGGCGAGCTGTTCTTCCAGAAGCACATCCAGAACCGCGAGATACCCGGCGTCAACCTGCTGGACCCCGCGCTCGATCCGGGCCACGAGCCGCTGCTGCAGATCGACAGCAAGACCGGGCTCATCGGCGCCGCGCAGATGAACGTCATCGAGCTGCACACCTGGAACGCCACCTCGCGCGCCATCGACCGGCCCGACCGCATGACCTTCGACCTGGACCCCGGCGAAGGCGTGGGCTGGCCGCAGATCCAGGAAGCGACGCTGCTGGTGCGCACGCTGCTCGACGAACTGGGCCTGCCGTCGTTCCTGAAGACCAGCGGCGGCAAGGGGATGCATGTGGTGGTGCCGATCCGCCGGCAGTACGGCTGGGACGAGGTCAAGGGGTTCTCGCAGGCCGTGGTGGTGCACCTGGCGAAGACGATTCCGGACCGCTTCGTCGCCAAGAGCGGGCCGCGCAACCGCGTGGGGAAGGTGTTCGTGGATTACCTGCGCAACGGCTTCGGCGCGACCACGGTCAGCGCGTGGTCGGCGCGGTCGCGCCCGGGGCTGGGCGTGTCGGTGCCGGTGGCGTGGGAGGAGTTGCCCGCCCTGACCGGCGCCGCGCAATGGACCGTCGCCAACGTGGCCGAGCGCCTCGCCACGGGCAACAAGCCGTGGGCGGCGATGGAGCGCAGCCGAAAAGGCATCGCCGCGGCGATGAAGATGCTCGACTACAAACCGGCGTAG
- a CDS encoding transglutaminase-like domain-containing protein, with the protein MQIRIGYDIQLGVTAPTALIYMLQVHPSRAADIQGSEHITISPPLVTDHYRDSFDNHCARVQVPLGVSSVRLRNTATVFDTGAPDPVDLGAIEHAPADLPVGTLPFVLPSRYCEVDSELLQFAWANFANVAPGWNRVQAICNFVHGHLRFDYQNARATRTALEGFREGTGVCRDFAHLAITLCRCMNIPARYVTGYLGDIGIPPVRYPMDFSAWFEVYLGDRWHTFDARHNTPRIGRIVMARGRDAADVPITMVFGANTLERFDVTTEEVLQ; encoded by the coding sequence ATGCAGATCAGGATCGGCTACGACATCCAGCTGGGCGTCACCGCCCCCACCGCGCTGATCTACATGCTGCAGGTGCACCCTTCGCGCGCCGCCGACATCCAGGGCAGCGAGCACATCACCATCAGCCCGCCGCTGGTCACCGACCATTACCGCGACAGCTTCGACAACCATTGCGCGCGCGTGCAGGTGCCTCTGGGCGTGAGCAGCGTGCGGCTGCGCAACACGGCGACCGTGTTCGACACCGGCGCGCCCGACCCGGTCGACCTGGGCGCCATCGAGCACGCGCCGGCCGACCTGCCGGTGGGCACATTGCCTTTCGTGCTGCCCAGCCGCTACTGCGAGGTCGACAGCGAACTGCTGCAGTTCGCCTGGGCCAACTTCGCGAACGTGGCACCGGGCTGGAACCGCGTGCAGGCGATCTGCAACTTCGTGCACGGCCACCTGCGCTTCGACTACCAGAACGCCCGCGCCACACGCACCGCGCTCGAGGGCTTTCGCGAGGGCACGGGCGTGTGCCGCGACTTCGCGCACCTGGCGATCACGCTGTGCCGCTGCATGAACATTCCGGCGCGCTACGTGACCGGCTATCTGGGCGACATCGGCATTCCGCCGGTGCGCTATCCGATGGACTTCAGCGCGTGGTTCGAGGTGTACCTGGGCGACCGCTGGCACACCTTCGATGCGCGCCACAACACGCCGCGCATCGGCCGCATCGTGATGGCGCGCGGGCGCGACGCGGCGGACGTGCCGATCACGATGGTGTTCGGCGCGAACACGCTGGAGCGCTTCGATGTGACGACCGAAGAAGTGCTGCAGTAG
- the katE gene encoding catalase HPII, with product MTPQNKAAAGRRANATKTAKSGDGRNTKQLQLDGFTTEHPAHLTTNQGLQIPDNHNSLKAGVRGPTLLEDFILREKITHFDHERIPERAVHARGSAAHGYFQVYKSMSQFTSADFLQDPDVKTPVFVRFSTVAGERGSADTVRDVRGFAVKFYTREGNYDLVGNNIPVFFIQDAMKFPDLIHAVKPEPHHAMPQAASAHDTFWDFASLMPESTHMLMWAMSDRAIPRSYRMMEGFGVHTFRFVNSHGESHFVKFHWKPKLGIHGLVWDEAQKIAGKDADFHRRDLWEAIENGDFPEWELGVQIIPADKEHSLGFDLLDPTKLIPEEMVPVQRIGKLVLDRNPDNFFAETEQVAFHPGHVVPGIDFSNDPLLQGRLFSYTDTQISRLGGANFHELPINKGVCPFHNFQRDGMHRQTIARGQVAYEPNTLGSGTEFRVDGGSNGFQSFPEAIDAPKVRRRSASFDDHFTQARLFFNSQSVAEKEHIIAAFRFELSKLEVPAIRQRMVDNLAHVDEKLARRVAEPLGIGEPDAKAAAGRAGFRDHRIALPIDESPALSMADTGDGSIRTRKIAILVADGIDSASLKPIREALEQAGAQCKIVGPRLGTVASASKRQIDVEMTFSNTPSVMFDAVLVPAGADSAATMSATGDAVHFVLEAYKHCKAICTVGEGVKLLASLGVGADGDAPAGVVVAATPVTNLGDTTAAQQIAQDFVAAIGKHRHWDRANIDAVPA from the coding sequence ATGACGCCACAGAACAAAGCCGCCGCAGGTCGCCGCGCCAATGCCACCAAGACCGCCAAGTCCGGTGATGGCCGCAACACCAAGCAGCTGCAGCTCGATGGCTTCACCACCGAGCATCCCGCGCACCTGACCACCAATCAGGGGCTGCAGATCCCGGACAACCACAACTCGCTGAAGGCGGGCGTGCGGGGACCCACGCTCCTGGAAGACTTCATCCTCCGCGAGAAGATCACCCACTTCGACCACGAGCGCATTCCCGAACGCGCAGTGCATGCGCGGGGCTCGGCGGCGCACGGCTACTTTCAGGTCTACAAGTCGATGTCGCAGTTCACCTCGGCCGACTTCCTGCAGGACCCGGACGTGAAGACGCCCGTTTTCGTGCGCTTCTCGACGGTGGCCGGCGAGCGCGGATCGGCCGATACGGTGCGCGACGTGCGCGGCTTCGCGGTCAAGTTCTACACCCGGGAAGGCAACTACGACCTCGTGGGCAACAACATCCCGGTGTTCTTCATCCAGGACGCGATGAAGTTTCCCGACCTCATCCACGCGGTCAAGCCCGAGCCGCACCACGCGATGCCGCAGGCCGCGAGCGCGCACGACACCTTCTGGGACTTCGCCTCGCTCATGCCCGAGAGCACCCACATGCTGATGTGGGCGATGAGCGACCGCGCCATTCCTCGCAGCTACCGGATGATGGAAGGCTTCGGCGTCCACACCTTCCGTTTCGTCAACAGCCACGGCGAAAGCCACTTCGTGAAGTTCCACTGGAAGCCCAAGCTCGGCATCCACGGCCTGGTGTGGGACGAGGCACAGAAGATCGCCGGCAAGGACGCCGACTTCCACCGCCGCGACTTGTGGGAAGCCATCGAGAACGGCGACTTTCCCGAGTGGGAACTCGGCGTGCAGATCATTCCGGCCGACAAGGAGCACTCGCTCGGGTTCGACCTGCTCGACCCCACCAAGCTGATTCCCGAAGAAATGGTGCCCGTGCAGCGCATCGGCAAGCTGGTGCTCGACCGCAACCCCGACAACTTCTTCGCCGAGACCGAGCAGGTGGCCTTTCACCCCGGCCACGTGGTGCCCGGCATCGACTTCAGCAACGACCCGCTGCTGCAGGGGCGCCTCTTCTCGTACACCGACACGCAGATCTCGCGCCTGGGCGGTGCGAACTTCCACGAGCTGCCGATCAACAAGGGCGTGTGCCCGTTCCACAACTTCCAGCGCGACGGCATGCACCGCCAGACCATCGCGCGCGGCCAGGTGGCCTACGAGCCCAACACGCTGGGCAGCGGCACGGAGTTTCGCGTCGATGGCGGCAGCAACGGCTTCCAGTCGTTCCCCGAAGCGATCGATGCGCCCAAGGTGCGCCGCCGCAGCGCCTCGTTCGACGACCACTTCACGCAGGCGCGCCTGTTCTTCAACAGCCAGAGCGTGGCCGAGAAGGAACACATCATCGCGGCCTTCCGCTTCGAGCTTTCGAAGCTCGAGGTGCCGGCGATCCGCCAGCGCATGGTCGACAACCTCGCGCACGTGGACGAGAAGCTCGCGCGCCGTGTGGCCGAGCCGCTGGGCATCGGCGAGCCCGATGCCAAGGCGGCGGCGGGACGCGCGGGTTTCCGCGACCACCGCATCGCCCTGCCCATCGACGAGTCGCCCGCGCTCAGCATGGCCGACACCGGCGACGGCTCGATCCGCACGCGGAAGATCGCGATTCTCGTGGCCGACGGCATCGATTCGGCTTCGCTCAAGCCGATCCGCGAAGCGCTCGAACAGGCGGGCGCGCAATGCAAGATCGTCGGCCCGCGCCTGGGCACCGTGGCCAGCGCGTCCAAGCGGCAGATCGATGTGGAGATGACCTTCTCGAACACCCCCTCGGTGATGTTCGATGCGGTGCTGGTGCCGGCCGGCGCCGACAGCGCGGCCACGATGTCGGCCACCGGCGATGCGGTGCACTTCGTCCTGGAGGCCTACAAGCACTGCAAGGCGATCTGCACGGTGGGCGAGGGCGTGAAGCTGCTCGCTTCGCTGGGCGTCGGCGCGGACGGCGATGCGCCCGCGGGCGTCGTCGTGGCCGCGACGCCGGTTACCAACCTGGGCGACACCACGGCTGCCCAGCAGATCGCGCAGGACTTCGTTGCGGCGATTGGGAAGCATCGGCATTGGGACCGGGCGAATATCGACGCAGTGCCGGCGTAA